GAACTTCTTTAAGACTAGGGTGTGGTAAACTCGGCCAGCAGTGGCTGGTGCTGTGGAGATGCTTCTTTCATTTCAAAACAAGGCATGTAATTCATGCATCATCTTTTTGTTTTAATGCAAAGGATGAAGCTTCACCTTAGCTGTTAGTTCTTTGTGTAATTATTTTTATCATATTTTATGGATATTTTGTTTTATTATCATCTTGAAAAATAGGGCCTATTGACAAACACATTGTTATGTGCAGTGGAAATGTGGAGTGAAATAAGATACAAATAACACGAGGACAGATGCACTTGGTACGCAAGTAGCGTAAAGCAAGAAAAAAAGAGTATACATGCTTGTAGTGTAAAGCAACATGAAAATAACAATTATTGTATCCATGTAAAGCCAAATGAGGATTAATTATTGATGGATGTTCCTTTATAAGTAACCTACTCATCACAATTTTCATTCGGAAGTTAGATCTACTTATAGAAAATCTTTATTAATAAGATATACCTATAAGGAACCATGACCTATGCTTTCAATTATTGTAGACCATGTGTACTAGATCTTCCATGGACATTCTTGTGACCACAGTGACAACAACGAGAGTACAATCGATCATGATGTGGGCTTTTACCTTGACTAATGCCAAGTAATGAATTAGACTAGGTGTGTACCACTCTAGTTGAGCTACAAAAACTTGTAGTTTTCGCATAAATATTATTGTGTACTTAACTAGATACATATCAACTGTTATCCGCAAGAGACATAGACGCGTCACTTGTGCGTCAATATGTTCGTTAGAACTCTAGAGGTGATCTGGAGAAACCAGGGGCACGCACGCACTTTGTGGATGATGTCCTGCAAGTGCATAGAGTTTAGCTATATATTTTCTGTGGTAAGAGTATCAATCCCACATGAGCACATGAACTGTTCTCTGTTTAGAGGGTTATTGCAATGTGTCTGCGAGTTAATTGAGGTACAAAGCATAGCGAATATGGAGGTTGAAGTATTGCGAGTGTTTGATGATTGGAATTAAAAGTGCAAGAATAAAGTAAAATAACAAGAGAGCAAATTGAAGCAATCGAAATCAACAATAACACATTCTCAGGGAGTCTGGATTCACCACTAGTATGTATCTAACATAATTATGCGAATGCATAATTCTAGGTCCGGGTCACTAAGCCACATCACATCATTTCTATAAGTGGGCAAAGCCTGATGCATCATACGTGCATACATGTGTAGCGACATATCACACATGCCACCACCGTTCCTCACCACATTCAGGTTGCAGCAACGATGATTAAGGGTCTCCCGTGGATGCGGCCAATGGAGATCTTCATTATTCCCCTATCAATCACTCAGGGGAGGAAGGGAAGTAATTACTGTCGCCACTTATACTTTCGCAACCCACCATCGCAATGAGACTAAGATCCTTCACGCTATAGTAAGGCAATATCTTGAGTGGACAACTTCACACAATATTGTGAAAAAACATGAGCATAAACATGCAATAGAAGATTTCATATCCTACTGGCGTTCAACACCTAAAGATACTAGGGTTCTTCCGTATCCCCGAGAACAAGGTGGTTTACTCAGACATAGAGACAACAACCATCGTAGAAATAATCATGGCAATCATGGATGAAAGATCAATGTAATTCACGTAAGAATCCACCTAGGGTTTTAGTATTACAAAGAGATGAATAGTTGGGTGACAATGGTGATGATGGTTGATGACGTAGCGGGGCCCTTTTTGTCGGTTGCCCCTCTGGATCTCTTCCATAGGCTAGAGTTCTTGGTTCTGGTGCGAGCTATGATCTTTGTGTGTCTCTTCTCAATGATCCGAAGGGACAGGGGTGAAGTAGTCGATCCAGGGGAGGTGGCACTGCTTGGTAAGAGCACTGGCATGAGTGATTGCCCCCGTACGTACCAGGTGTCTTCTTCTCCTCTAGAAGCGTCTGCACGACTGCTCTTTCTCCCAGCTAATCGCTGCTTTCTATGTTAGGTACTTGGGTAATTATCATGCCAATTAGCTTGATTCACCCGTATATTAAAATTCACATCTTTAATACTTTGATTCTTTCCTTCATTAAGATCTTGGGTGAATCGGACAAACAAAGGTGCTCACACACAATAAAATCTGAAAATTCTACACTTATTATACAAAATAAGAATTAAAATACGATGCAAAATTGGAATCATCAGTGGACCGCACATCTGCGCCGCGACTCAAAAACTTGGTTTTGCATAGCCCGCACATCTTCGTGTTAAGCTCTGGTGTACAAAACTTAAGGTGAACAAGAAGTTGGTGTGGGATGTGCGAAATCAAATTTTCGAATCTCGCAACAGATGTATTGTTCATAGTGTGTGCGTGCTCCCTTGCGTGCCCCTGCGAAGTTCTCCTAGAAGTCTCGGAGGATACTAAAACTGTCAagtcttattttcttttctttgtgaacccatccgtaaagaaatataagagcgtttagatcactacttagtgatctaaacacttttatatttctttacggagggtgTGCTTGTTTATATGGCGTATAAGACTACAAATTATGACCAACTACTAACCAAGCACATCGATTGACATAAATGAAACATAAAAAATGTTCTTTCCTTGTTGCAGGGACATTCTAGTGACCACAGTGAACAGTAACGAGAGTACGATCGATCGTGATGTGTGCTTGTACCTTGACCAATGCCACCAGGTGTGTACCACTCTAGTTGAGCTACAGCAGCCAGTAGTTTTCGCGAAACTAATATTGTGTACTTTTTTTTCCGAGATAACTAATATTGTGTACTTCACGAGAGACATTCTCTAGAAGTCCAGaggatgttttttttttttttgtgcGTGTGAGTCCAGAGGCGTTTGGAGCACGCAGGGGTGGATGAGGCTCTGTGTTGTTGTATGGGTTAAGCGTTAGGTACTGTTAGCTGCAGTAGCGGCAGACTGGAATCCCACTTTTTAGTTTTCAAAAACTTGACAAACTAGACAAGTCCTTTTTTCTCCTACCGTTTGGAAATGGAATCCCAGTGGCGTCCCCCATTTATTTTCTTCAACATGAACACCATACATGCCACATTTCTCTACTTCTTTTTTCGCACAAATATATTTCTCAACTTTTTTTCTTGAGGAATAATATACTCCTCTAAATTTTTCTCTTCTTGAGGTGATAATACATTTCTCTATATTCTTAAGGTTTTTGGTCTGTCGATCTGAGTTTTATTTTAACACATGGGCTTCTTTGAGGGATAGCAGAGCTCTTTCTATATGCATGGGCGCGGTAGGGTTGTCGTCCTTGGAGGATATAAAGCTCACGTCGGCCCGGCCAACCGATTAGTACTGAGTAATCATGCTGCGGGCCCATGGAGCGCCTGGGCTGGCTTCGGCCCACGGGAACACGTGCTGTACCAGACCGGCCTGTCCCACCCATGACGCCAGCCTCTCCTGCCTGTCCCTTCAGGCTCAGCCGCTCAGGCATTGCCACTGTCACGAGTCTAACTTTTCATCTTGCTACTTGCAAGGTTCAAAAAAACGTCACATCTTGCTTAACGATGGATAATTGAAGCCAACTACAGAGGAGCTAAATGCTCAATGTTGCATCTTTCTTTTCTTTACTTCAGCAATTTCCACGGCGAAAGATTATTATCATCATCTTTTCTAAAATGTCTCAAAAAAACCTAGGATCCTCGACAAAACCATCGCAATCCTATAATGGCACAATTCCTTGGGTTAATCACACTCGACACTCCCCCTCACGTCGAGGCCCTAGGGGTTCAGGTTCGAGATGTGACCGCCACGTGCGGAAATGACACAACACCCGTcatctatattatttccaatcttCAAGATTCAAAATGCAAACCCTAGGCCTCCTGCTGCAAGGACAAATGGCACCGGATCGGACTATGCTGCGGTTGAGGTACAGTTTCGACACGTTGCCTCCCGGTGGCTTGTCGTTTGTCAGGCACTGCAGAGACGAGCTCGTTAGACCTACCATTTACAGCAACCACGACTAAGCCTACGCCAATCAGTAACCTGTGCTGCTACATAGATTTGGGGACTATATGGCGACCAGGCAGGTATATAATAAGCCATGTGCTTGGTACCCTACAAAAAAAAAAGTGTCCATAATCACATATAATTAGAGGATATGGTATGTCAGACCTCTGTACTCCGCACAAAGCCTACAGTTCACTTCACCTAACTAAAGGCCAGTAGCACATGAACAAGATCAGAGACCCATCATCACAAGTAAGCAGACACACAAATAAGCCGGCAACAGTGAATGGCATCTCGTTCAAATACTGTGCTTGTCACCCTACAAAGTACAACCGACGATCAAGGGCGCACATTGCAGAGTGTCATCAAAGAAAATGACAGGATGTGCCTTTGTTTCTGTTCTAGCAAACAAGGCAAGCACACAGCCCTAGAAGGCGTTGATTTTGATGTCGATGGAGAAGGGAATGACTGCAACCGAGACaaggtgaagaacaatcttcgtagCAGTGTAGATCACATAACATAGATCAGCAGATGGACAATGTCAGCAACCTACTCACGAAGATTTTTTTTATTTAGGAAATGAGCAGTGCATCGATCTCTGTTCTACCCGACTTCTGATAAGAGTATATATAAACGAGAAGCTGCGAGTTTTAATGATAATATTTCCCCACAAAATGACACAAGCTCATGACGATGATGGCGGGGGCGGTGGTGGTGCTGATGGTCCCCTTGGCTCATTGCCTTGCTGGTGATCCTTCCCAGCAGCCTTCTCATCCAAGACATCCTTCAGCCCTTCCTGATAGGTCTCCACATAGTTCTTCACTGCACTCGTGTAGGTAGAGGCGCGTGTCATGTATATGCGCCGCAGCGCAGGCTTCAGGGTCTCCGCCCCGCCCTTTGCTGCCACTGCGAGATCCTCAAGCAAACTAGGCTCACTTGTAGTTTTCCCCTCCTTGGTGCTGTTAGGCTCAGATTCCTCTTTGACCTTCTTGTAATCATTTGGCCTGAGCTCGGGACCGATGTCCCTGACCCAGGAAGCCCCATAGAGCCTGGTTGCCTCCTTGAGGATACACCATTTTTCTTTCAGTGTGAGCTTAGGACGCCTCTTGGTGCCCGGAGGGTCTGGCAGAGAAGATGGGAAGGCAATCTCTTTAAGATCATACCTCACGTAATCATACAACTTCCTGCAAACAACTCTGAACTTCATGCTACTTGATTGCTCCTACAGCAACCTCCTTATGGGGATCGACGATTAATTAACCTGCACAGCAGCAAGAAGAGCATAGCGTGTTAAGGCTTTCTATTTTTCTCTCTCCAACATTTTGGATTAGGAATATCAAAGAAAAGACAATAAAACAGAACACAGCGAAGTTGCTGCAAATGGTAAGCCTGAACTCAGGATGCGATGTGGCAGGGAATTTTTTGGAAACCATGTGCGAGTTTAAAGTAATTAACTGGATGTCCTGCAAACAACAAAGCACCCATTCAGTGGGTCTATCACAGAGGGACTTTATCAAACACCTTGCCTGCATAAGCAAAGTAAAGAGAGCCTACGGATTTAGCTAAGCGTTAAGCAAGCAAACCACTCATCAGGCTATAAGTTCAGCTAGAATGGACGCTCTCTTATACAGAAGATAACAAACCCATACCACGTGAATATAAATCCATACTGCATGAAACAATCAGACTGGAAGTGTAGGCTCAGTTCCTGGACAGAGAACTGCTCGGGAAGTAAGCTTAGAAATAAGGTCACTTGAGTCCTAGAGGCACCGTCGCCCTCGGTGACACCCCCAGAGCCCAGAGTCGACGTCGAGCGAGTGGGAGGCGATTTG
This DNA window, taken from Triticum aestivum cultivar Chinese Spring chromosome 1D, IWGSC CS RefSeq v2.1, whole genome shotgun sequence, encodes the following:
- the LOC123163273 gene encoding uncharacterized protein, encoding MKFRVVCRKLYDYVRYDLKEIAFPSSLPDPPGTKRRPKLTLKEKWCILKEATRLYGASWVRDIGPELRPNDYKKVKEESEPNSTKEGKTTSEPSLLEDLAVAAKGGAETLKPALRRIYMTRASTYTSAVKNYVETYQEGLKDVLDEKAAGKDHQQGNEPRGPSAPPPPPPSSS